Proteins from a single region of Gordonia hongkongensis:
- a CDS encoding Mur ligase family protein, producing MPDRLSSAGSATRTNTRVPARTAVALGAAAAARWASRTAGRGKGSMIGGLVAAKIDPQIMGRLAAGKRTAIVTGTNGKSTTTRMTAAAMAELGEVATQADGANMDAGIIATLTLSRTAPFCALEVDELHVPHVSDAVDPEVLVMLNLSRDQLDRVGEINMIERRLREGIARHPETTVIANCDDVLVTSAAFDAPDVVWVAAGASWVGDSVSCPRTGEPIVRSEEGWRSTGDDNFRRPTPDWWFDDENIYGPDGFSAPLELAVPGRANRGNATQAVAAAVAMGADPRNAVAAVGTVGEVAGRYGIHQVGNHSVRTLLAKNPAGWQEAMSMIDQDADGLVIAVNGQVPDGEDLSWLWDVRFEAFETMQVVAAGERAADLSVRLLYAGAEHTTIPDPMAAIASCPPGRVEVLANYTAFRDLGTALERAARSRKAEQ from the coding sequence ATGCCCGACCGACTCTCTTCCGCCGGTTCCGCAACCCGCACGAACACCCGTGTTCCCGCCCGTACCGCCGTCGCCCTGGGTGCTGCGGCCGCGGCCCGGTGGGCGTCGCGCACCGCGGGACGGGGCAAGGGGTCGATGATCGGCGGGCTGGTCGCCGCGAAGATCGACCCCCAGATCATGGGTCGGCTCGCCGCGGGCAAACGCACCGCGATCGTCACCGGCACCAACGGGAAGTCGACGACCACGCGGATGACCGCGGCCGCGATGGCCGAACTCGGCGAGGTCGCCACCCAGGCCGACGGCGCCAACATGGACGCCGGCATCATCGCGACGCTGACCCTGAGCCGGACGGCGCCGTTCTGCGCGCTCGAGGTCGACGAACTGCACGTCCCGCACGTCAGCGACGCCGTCGACCCCGAGGTCCTCGTGATGCTCAACCTCTCCCGGGATCAGCTTGACCGAGTCGGGGAGATCAACATGATCGAGCGTCGGCTGCGTGAAGGCATCGCACGTCATCCCGAGACCACGGTGATCGCCAACTGCGACGACGTCCTGGTGACGTCAGCCGCCTTCGACGCCCCGGACGTGGTCTGGGTCGCGGCCGGCGCGAGCTGGGTCGGCGATTCCGTCAGCTGCCCCCGTACCGGCGAGCCGATCGTCCGTTCCGAGGAGGGGTGGCGGTCGACCGGCGACGACAACTTCCGCCGCCCCACCCCCGACTGGTGGTTCGACGACGAGAACATCTACGGCCCCGACGGTTTCAGCGCTCCCCTGGAGCTCGCGGTGCCGGGCAGAGCCAACCGCGGCAACGCGACGCAGGCGGTGGCCGCGGCCGTCGCGATGGGCGCCGACCCGCGCAACGCGGTGGCCGCCGTCGGCACCGTCGGCGAGGTCGCCGGCCGGTACGGCATCCACCAGGTCGGAAACCACTCGGTCCGAACACTTCTCGCGAAGAACCCGGCCGGGTGGCAAGAAGCGATGTCGATGATCGACCAGGACGCCGACGGGCTGGTGATCGCGGTCAACGGCCAGGTGCCCGACGGCGAGGACCTGTCCTGGTTGTGGGACGTGCGCTTCGAGGCGTTCGAGACCATGCAGGTCGTCGCGGCCGGCGAGCGCGCCGCCGACCTGTCGGTCCGGCTGCTCTACGCGGGCGCCGAACACACCACCATCCCGGACCCAATGGCCGCCATCGCATCCTGCCCGCCGGGACGCGTCGAGGTCCTGGCGAACTACACGGCGTTCCGCGATCTCGGCACCGCCCTGGAACGCGCAGCACGATCACGGAAGGCGGAGCAGTGA
- a CDS encoding type 1 glutamine amidotransferase → MSESTLRIGLVLPDVMGTYGDGGNALVLKRRALMRGIDAEVIHITLDDPVPDSLDVYTLGGAEDYAQRLATRHLTRYPGLQQAAAAGRPVLAICAAIQVLGHWYETSAGERVDGISLFDLTTAPQAERSIGELLVDPTLPGLSQSLTGFENHRGGTTLGSDAAPLGRVRHGVGNGVGDGTEGVVQGSVIGTYMHGPALARNPELADHLLATALGVETLAPLDLPEVDRLRRERLTAGRRR, encoded by the coding sequence GTGAGCGAATCGACCCTGCGGATCGGCCTCGTCCTGCCCGACGTCATGGGTACCTACGGGGACGGTGGGAACGCCCTCGTCCTGAAGCGCCGCGCACTGATGCGTGGCATCGACGCCGAGGTCATCCACATCACCCTCGACGATCCGGTCCCCGACTCGCTCGACGTCTACACCCTCGGTGGCGCCGAGGATTACGCGCAGCGGCTCGCCACCCGGCACCTCACGCGCTACCCGGGTCTGCAGCAGGCGGCGGCGGCCGGACGGCCGGTGCTGGCCATCTGCGCCGCCATCCAGGTGCTCGGCCACTGGTACGAGACATCGGCGGGCGAACGCGTCGACGGCATCTCCCTGTTCGATCTCACGACGGCGCCCCAGGCGGAGCGGAGTATCGGCGAATTGCTCGTCGATCCGACCCTCCCAGGACTGTCACAGTCCCTCACCGGTTTCGAGAACCACCGCGGCGGAACGACTCTCGGGTCCGACGCGGCCCCACTGGGTCGGGTACGGCACGGCGTGGGCAACGGCGTCGGCGACGGCACCGAGGGCGTCGTCCAGGGCAGCGTCATCGGCACCTACATGCACGGTCCGGCACTGGCCCGCAACCCCGAACTCGCCGATCACCTCCTGGCCACCGCGCTCGGCGTCGAAACGCTTGCACCGCTTGACCTTCCCGAGGTAGACCGGCTCCGCCGGGAGCGGCTCACCGCCGGCCGGCGTCGGTAG